The following proteins are encoded in a genomic region of Pangasianodon hypophthalmus isolate fPanHyp1 chromosome 26, fPanHyp1.pri, whole genome shotgun sequence:
- the grk1a gene encoding rhodopsin kinase GRK1, with product MDIGGLTTVVANSAYISARGSFDGTANAAANRDKKYHAKLKLPHITVCEGLRETLDLQFNSICVEQPIGKRLFQEYLETTNEYKGPCRLWKDVEEYDTAEDKDRVSKAAKILQRYMDPAAKYFCPFLPENDITKVKERHANASDDLFVDILACVLDFLKEVPYTFYLETMYFKRFLQWKWLEMQPIGEDWFLDFRVLGKGGFGEVSACQMRATGKMYACKKLNKKRLKKRKGNEGAMVEKRILARVHSRFIVSLAYAFQTKTELCLVMTIMNGGDLRYHIYNVDENNPGFDEPRACYYTAQIIQGLEHLHQKRIIYRDLKPENVLLDNEGNVRISDLGLAVELADDQEKTKGYAGTPGFMAPELLKGDEYDYSVDYFTLGVTLYEFIAAKGPFRTRGEKVENKEVKKRILNDPVTYTEKFSENAKSICEALLAKEVDKRMGFKNRTCDELRAHPFFSSINWRKLDAGILPPPFVPDSKTVYAKDLDDVGAFSTVKGVNLEDSDKEFFDEFASGNISIPWQEEMIETGIFGELNVWGPGGTVPNDLRRESLLEQPKSSTCTIS from the exons ATGGATATTGGTGGTCTTACAACAGTGGTAGCCAACTCGGCATACATCTCAGCTCGTGGAAGCTTCGATGGCACAGCAAACGCAGCAGCAAATCGGGACAAGAAGTACCATGCCAAGCTCAAACTGCCTCACATCACAGTATGTGAGGGCCTTAGGGAGACACTGGACCTCCAGTTTAACAGTATCTGTGTCGAACAACCCATTGGCAAGCGCCTGTTCCAGGAATACTTAGAAACAACTAATGAGTACAAGGGGCCCTGTCGCCTATGGAAGGATGTGGAGGAATATGACACGGCTGAGGACAAGGATCGTGTCAGTAAGGCTGCCAAGATCCTCCAACGCTACATGGACCCTGCAGCCAAGTACTTCTGTCCCTTTCTCCCTGAAAATGACATCACCAAGGTGAAAGAGCGGCATGCGAATGCTTCAGATGACCTGTTTGTTGACATTCTAGCCTGCGTTCTTGATTTCCTTAAGGAGGTCCCATATACCTTCTACCTGGAGACCATGTACTTCAAGAGGTTCCTGCAGTGGAAGTGGCTGGAGATGCAGCCCATTGGTGAGGACTGGTTCCTGGACTTCCGCGTGCTTGGGAAGGGGGGCTTCGGCGAGGTGTCTGCCTGCCAGATGAGGGCCACAGGAAAGATGTATGCCTGCAAGaagttgaataaaaaaaggCTTAAGAAGAGGAAAGGGAATGAG GGTGCCATGGTGGAGAAAAGGATTCTGGCTCGTGTTCATAGTAGATTCATTGTTTCCCTGGCCTACGCCTTCCAGACCAAAACGGAACTTTGTCTGGTCATGACCATCATGAATGGAGGAGACCTGAG GTACCACATTTATAATGTAGATGAGAATAATCCAGGCTTTGATGAGCCCAGGGCATGTTATTATACAGCTCAAATCATTCAAGGGTTGGAGCACCTTCATCAGAAGAGAATCATCTACAGAGACCTGAAACCAGAGAATGTTCTTCTGGACAATGAAG GTAATGTGCGTATCTCTGACCTTGGTTTGGCTGTGGAGTTAGCAGACGACCAGGAGAAGACGAAAGGCTACGCTGGGACTCCAG GATTCATGGCCCCTGAGTTGCTGAAAGGAGATGAGTATGACTACTCTGTAGATTACTTTACTCTTGGAGTCACTCTCTACGAGTTCATTGCCGCCAAAGGCCCCTTCAGGACTCGAGGAGAGAAG GTGGAGAACAAAGAGGTGAAGAAGCGCATCCTGAATGACCCAGTAACCTACACAGAGAAGTTCAGTGAGAATGCGAAGTCCATATGTGAAGCCTTGCTAGCTAAGGAAGTGGACAAGAGGATGGGCTTCAAGAATAGGACTTGTGATGAGCTGCGTGCGCACCCTTTCTTCAGCAGCATCAATTGGAGGAAGCTGGATGCAG GAATTCTGCCACCTCCGTTTGTCCCTGATTCTAAGACCGTGTATGCCAAGGACCTTGATGATGTGGGAGCATTCTCCACTGTGAAAGGAGTCAACCTGGAAGATTCGGATAAGGAGTTTTTCGATGAGTTTGCCTCTGGAAATATCTCCATACCTTGGCAGGAGGAGATGATTGAGACAGGAATCTTTGGCGAGCTGAATGTGTGGGGTCCTGGAGGCACAGTGCCCAACGATCTACGGCGTGAGTCTCTCCTGGAGCAGCCAAAGTCTTCCACATGTACCATATCATAA
- the LOC113537621 gene encoding potassium-transporting ATPase subunit beta, translating into MATLKEKRTCGQRCQDFGHFVWNSDEGKFMGRTPARWVYISLYYVAFYVVMTGLFSLAIYVLMYTVDPYTPDYQDRLKSPGVMVWPDTYNDEVLEITYNMSDKKNWMKNSKILQTFLKPYNDTTQAQCNHYNCTTGKYFFQHMYNAPKHTKWSCPFYQSTLGNCSGIGDPTFGYNTAQPCVIIKMNRVINFLPNNGTGHAPYVNCTVLEGQDNVRGYEYYPVNGTLDLSYFPYYGKLAQPSYVNPLVAVKFDLINQRHAVIQCRVMANNIAYQNIYDPYEGKVVFHLTALS; encoded by the exons ATGGCTACTCTGAAGGAAAAGAGAACTTGTGGCCAAAGGTGTCAGGATTTTGGCCATTTTGTTTGGAATTCTGATGAAGGGAAATTTATGGGTAGAACACCAGCAAGATGGG TGTACATCAGCCTGTATTATGTAGCATTCTACGTGGTGATGACAGGCTTGTTTTCCCTGGCCATCTACGTGCTCATGTACACAGTGGACCCATACACCCCAGACTACCAGGATCGATTAAAATCGCCAG gTGTAATGGTTTGGCCGGACACGTATAATGATGAAGTGCTAGAGATCACCTACAACATGTCTGATAAGAAAAACTGGATGAAGAACTCCAAAATTCTTCAGACGTTCCTTAAAC CATACAATGATACCACACAGGCACAATGCAATCATTACAACTGTACTACTGGCAAGTACTTCTTCCAACATATGTACAACGCTCCAAAACATACAAAGTGGTCCTGTCCTTTCTACCAAAGCACACTGGGTAACTGTTCTGGCATTGGTGACCCCACATTTGGTTACAACACTGCTCAGCCATGTGTAATCATCAAGATGAACAGG GTCATCAATTTCCTGCCAAACAACGGAACAGGACACGCACCATATGTGAACTGCACCGTGCTG GAGGGTCAAGATAATGTTCGTGGCTATGAGTACTATCCTGTTAATGGAACTCTCGACCTCTCATACTTTCCATACTATGGCAAGCTGGCCCAG CCATCCTACGTGAATCCGCTGGTGGCTGTAAAATTTGATCTCATTAACCAGAGGCATGCGGTGATCCAGTGCAGGGTAATGGCCAACAACATCGCTTATCAGAACATCTACGATCCCTACGAAGGAAAAGTGGTCTTTCATTTAACCGCACTGAGTTAG
- the tfdp1b gene encoding transcription factor Dp-1b has protein sequence MMARDGGLKETSGELKVFTTQNVSPGTGAVVSLVTVHPSSVTGVKQIMPKALGAPGVNVLSHVVIGTPQRPTAPAGAALLTSPRTPSAQFLTPQTHTRESSPWSSGRSSRRGDKNGKGLRHFSMKVCEKVQKKGVTSYNEVADELVTELSSGDNISPNESHVYDQKNIRRRVYDALNVLMAMNIISKDKKEIKWIGFPTNSAQECKELEAERQRRLERIKQKQSQLQELILQQIAFKRLVQRNREAEQKNHRPPPNTVIHLPFIIVNTSKKTVIDCSISNDKFEYLFNFDNMFEIHDDIEVLKRMGMAFGLESGKCTPENLKIARTLVPKALEPYVTDMAQGIHKQPNGGYSRTNSDNGAVATVASSSNSSYHGSSRDTPASFLEDEEEEDDEDDEDFDDDDDED, from the exons ATGATGGCAAGAGAT GGTGGCCTCAAAGAAACCAGTGGAGAGCTGAAGGTTTTTACCACTCAGAACGTGAGTCCTGGAACAG GTGCTGTGGTGTCTCTCGTGACTGTCCATCCTTCTTCTGTCACCGGAGTGAAGCAGATAATGCCTAAAGCGCTCGGTGCCCCTGGCGTTAATGTGCTTTCACATGTG GTGATCGGCACTCCTCAGAGGCCCACTGCTCCTGCTGGTGCTGCTCTATTAACCAGCCCCAGAACTCCCAGTGCTCAGTTCctcacaccacagacacacacgcgaGAGTCTTCGCCCTGGTCCAGTGG ACGCAGCAGTAGAAGAGGGGACAAGAATGGGAAAGGCTTGAGACATTTCTCCATGAAGGTATGCGAGAAGGTTCAGAAGAAAGGTGTAACCTCCTATAATGAGGTCGCAGACGAGCTGGTGACTGAGCTGAGTTCTGGAGACAACATCTCTCCCAATGAATCC CATGTTTATGACCAGAAGAACATTCGGAGGCGGGTATATGATGCACTAAATGTCCTAATGGCGATGAACATCATCTCCAAAGACAAGAAGGAAATCAAATGGATCGGCTTCCCAACCAATTCTGCTCAGGAGTGCAAGGAACTGGAG GCTGAGCGCCAGAGACGACTTGAAAGAATCAAGCAGAAACAGTCCCAGCTTCAAGAGCTTATACTACAG caAATAGCCTTCAAGCGCCTAGTGCAAAGGAATCGCGAGGCAGAGCAGAAGAACCACAGACCTCCTCCCAATACGGTCATCCACCTCCCCTTCATCATTGTGAACACCAGCAAGAAGACAGTCATCGACTGCAGCATCTCAAATGACAA GTTTGAATACCTGTTTAACTTTGACAACATGTTTGAGATCCACGATGACATCGAGGTGCTGAAGCGCATGGGCATGGCGTTTGGGCTCGAGTCAGGCAAATGTACGCCAGAAAATCTGAAGATAGCCCGGACCCTTGTACCTAAAGCTCTGGAACCGTATGTAACAG ATATGGCACAAGGCATCCACAAACAGCCCAATGGAGGCTATTCTCGTACAAACAG TGATAACGGAGCTGTTGCCACTGTGGCCTCCAGCTCCAACAGCTCATACCATGGCAGCTCTCGTGATACTCCAGCATCCTTCCTGgaagacgaggaggaggaggatgatgaggatgacgAGGACtttgatgatgacgatgatgaagaTTAA